The following coding sequences are from one Brooklawnia cerclae window:
- a CDS encoding class C sortase — protein MSATQVRDNAPAHGAGSPDRRTRRRPRRSAVLIALVGLIGTLVLLYPTAAAWMSQYQQSQQIDSYSSEVQQIGPASRLAALQAARDYNASLLGGQALVGAGERIPTSDGASGSTYDYSELLKADSTGQMARIKIPSIDVDLPIYHGTSDATLEKGVGHLEGTALPVGGENTHAVLTGHRGLASSTLFTHLNQVEVGDEFTIEVFGEVLTYRVTETRVVEPEDTTTLYPVAGKDLVTLVTCTPLGVNSHRILVTGERVDPTPPEAVADAGKSPDVPGFPWWALGLAAATGVLSVYVWRSGRAQR, from the coding sequence ATGTCTGCAACCCAGGTCCGCGACAACGCGCCCGCACATGGCGCGGGTTCCCCGGACAGGCGAACGCGGCGCCGTCCCCGCCGATCGGCCGTCCTGATCGCTCTCGTCGGGCTGATCGGCACACTCGTGCTCCTCTACCCCACCGCTGCCGCCTGGATGTCCCAGTACCAGCAGTCGCAGCAGATCGACTCCTACAGCAGCGAGGTGCAGCAGATCGGTCCCGCGTCCCGGCTGGCCGCACTCCAGGCGGCGCGCGATTACAACGCGAGCCTCCTCGGCGGTCAGGCGCTGGTCGGCGCGGGAGAACGCATCCCCACCAGCGACGGCGCCTCCGGCAGCACCTACGACTACAGCGAACTCCTCAAAGCCGATTCCACGGGTCAGATGGCCCGCATCAAGATCCCGTCGATCGACGTCGATCTGCCCATCTACCACGGCACCAGCGACGCCACCCTCGAGAAGGGCGTCGGGCACCTCGAAGGCACCGCCCTGCCGGTCGGCGGTGAGAACACGCACGCCGTACTGACCGGCCACCGGGGGCTGGCCTCGTCCACACTGTTCACCCATCTCAACCAGGTCGAGGTGGGCGACGAGTTCACCATCGAGGTCTTCGGTGAGGTGCTGACCTACCGCGTCACCGAGACGAGGGTGGTCGAGCCGGAGGACACCACGACCCTGTACCCGGTCGCGGGCAAAGACCTCGTCACCCTGGTCACCTGCACCCCTCTCGGCGTCAACAGCCACCGCATCCTGGTGACCGGCGAGCGGGTCGATCCGACCCCGCCCGAAGCCGTCGCCGATGCCGGCAAGTCTCCCGATGTCCCCGGATTCCCCTGGTGGGCGCTGGGCCTGGCAGCCGCGACAGGCGTGCTCAGCGTCTACGTGTGGCGTTCCGGACGCGCGCAGCGCTGA
- the kduI gene encoding 5-dehydro-4-deoxy-D-glucuronate isomerase: MENRHTVSKEQVSRMTTDELRANFLVPGLFQPGKVTLVHSHEDRVVLGGVAPSTEPVALEAPDELRAEYFLQRREAGIIVIQGSGVVTADGTAYAMPKGACLYLGRGVRDVTFASDEGQDARFYLFSAPAHASYPSALVLPGEGDIRELGDQQHANRRTLNRYIHADGIQSCQIAMGHTVLHEGSMWNTMPAHTHDRRMEAYLYLDVPDDARVVHLLGDPEQTRHLIVANHEAIISPSWSIHSGVGTQAYSFVWAMAGENQDFDDMDHQPIDTLL; this comes from the coding sequence ATGGAGAACCGCCACACCGTCAGCAAGGAACAGGTCTCACGGATGACCACCGATGAGCTGCGCGCCAACTTCCTCGTCCCCGGCCTCTTCCAGCCGGGAAAGGTCACGCTGGTCCACAGCCACGAGGACCGTGTGGTGCTGGGTGGCGTCGCGCCGTCCACCGAGCCGGTCGCGCTCGAGGCTCCGGACGAGTTGCGCGCCGAGTACTTCCTGCAGCGTCGCGAGGCGGGCATCATCGTCATCCAGGGGTCGGGCGTCGTGACCGCCGACGGCACCGCGTATGCGATGCCGAAGGGGGCCTGCCTCTACCTGGGCCGCGGGGTGCGCGACGTCACCTTCGCGTCCGACGAGGGGCAGGACGCCCGGTTCTACCTGTTCAGCGCCCCGGCCCACGCGTCGTACCCGAGTGCTCTGGTCCTTCCGGGCGAAGGAGACATCCGCGAGCTGGGCGACCAGCAGCACGCCAACCGGCGGACGCTCAACCGCTACATCCACGCGGACGGCATCCAGTCGTGCCAGATCGCCATGGGCCACACGGTGCTCCACGAGGGCAGCATGTGGAACACGATGCCCGCCCACACCCACGATCGCCGGATGGAGGCCTACCTCTACCTCGACGTGCCGGACGATGCTCGCGTCGTCCATCTGCTGGGTGACCCGGAGCAGACCCGGCATCTGATCGTGGCCAACCACGAGGCGATCATCTCCCCGAGCTGGTCGATCCACTCGGGCGTCGGCACGCAGGCGTACTCGTTCGTCTGGGCGATGGCCGGCGAGAACCAGGACTTCGACGACATGGACCACCAGCCGATCGACACCCTGCTCTGA
- a CDS encoding 2-dehydro-3-deoxy-6-phosphogalactonate aldolase, whose protein sequence is MADQLGLIAILRGITPAEATKIADAIVAAGISTLEVPLNSPDPFTSISRLRERLGSSAVVGAGTVLSVEDVRKCHEADAQIVVAPTIDTEVVTAALELGMTPIPGVATATEAFQAYRAGARQLKIFPANVLGVATMKAWRDVLPRDVSLLPVGGVDASTIGTWAVNGADGAGIGGALYRPGRGADVVGQRAHDLVAAWTGKRTM, encoded by the coding sequence ATGGCTGACCAGCTTGGCCTGATCGCGATCCTGCGCGGCATCACCCCGGCGGAGGCGACGAAGATAGCCGACGCGATCGTCGCCGCCGGGATCTCGACCCTCGAGGTGCCCCTGAACTCACCCGATCCCTTCACGTCCATCTCGCGGCTCCGCGAGCGCCTGGGGAGCAGCGCTGTCGTCGGGGCCGGGACGGTGCTCAGCGTCGAGGACGTGCGCAAGTGCCATGAGGCCGACGCGCAGATCGTTGTGGCACCCACCATCGACACCGAGGTCGTCACCGCCGCGCTCGAACTCGGCATGACTCCGATCCCGGGGGTCGCGACTGCGACCGAGGCGTTTCAGGCATACCGGGCGGGGGCCCGGCAACTCAAGATTTTCCCGGCCAACGTGCTGGGCGTCGCGACGATGAAGGCCTGGCGCGACGTCCTGCCGCGGGACGTGTCTCTTCTACCCGTGGGCGGAGTGGACGCGTCCACCATCGGCACGTGGGCCGTCAACGGTGCGGACGGGGCGGGCATCGGGGGCGCCTTGTACCGGCCGGGGCGAGGTGCCGACGTGGTCGGTCAGCGCGCCCATGACCTGGTCGCCGCCTGGACCGGGAAGCGCACGATGTAG
- a CDS encoding 2-dehydro-3-deoxygalactonokinase: MTSASVGRPRLIALDWGTTHARAYLLGGSADGPVVRDQSSGEGILSVAADDPDRDGAFAAILERMVGGFLDEYPGLPMIACGMIGASQGWRTAQYRTLPTELAGAGGLVVIDTPRGPLPVIAGVKKSAPEPDVIRGEETQLAGLAPGLPEGQASTVLLPGTHSKWALVRDGRLLDFHTAMTGEVFALLSGDSMVARVAEPPAPGHDWRIGFDRGLELATGGVPGDVLFKAFTIRSAVLDEQLPPTQVIDCLSGLLIGSEVATRSVAQTFEGPILVCGGEALVERYRRALDRAGLASRPAPADATVRGLWHSALGAGLIKEEQWLTSLA; the protein is encoded by the coding sequence ATGACCTCAGCCAGCGTCGGCCGTCCTCGACTCATCGCGCTCGATTGGGGCACCACGCACGCCCGCGCCTATCTTCTGGGCGGATCTGCCGATGGCCCGGTCGTCCGCGACCAGTCGTCCGGGGAGGGAATCTTGTCGGTCGCGGCAGACGATCCCGACCGTGACGGGGCGTTCGCGGCGATCCTCGAGAGGATGGTCGGCGGCTTCCTCGACGAGTATCCGGGGCTGCCGATGATCGCCTGCGGCATGATCGGTGCTTCCCAGGGTTGGCGCACGGCGCAGTACCGCACGCTGCCGACCGAGCTCGCAGGGGCTGGCGGCCTGGTCGTCATCGACACGCCACGCGGGCCGCTGCCGGTCATCGCCGGAGTCAAGAAGAGTGCCCCGGAGCCCGACGTCATACGGGGCGAGGAGACCCAACTGGCCGGGCTCGCCCCGGGCCTGCCCGAGGGACAGGCCTCGACTGTCCTCTTGCCGGGGACCCACAGCAAGTGGGCGCTCGTCCGCGACGGACGGCTGCTCGACTTCCACACGGCCATGACCGGCGAGGTGTTCGCGCTCCTGAGCGGTGACAGCATGGTCGCACGCGTCGCCGAACCCCCCGCTCCCGGCCACGACTGGCGGATCGGTTTCGATCGCGGCCTTGAGCTGGCCACCGGGGGAGTGCCGGGTGACGTCCTGTTCAAGGCTTTCACCATCCGCAGTGCGGTGCTGGACGAGCAACTGCCGCCTACTCAGGTGATCGACTGTCTCTCGGGTCTGCTGATCGGCTCCGAGGTCGCCACGAGGTCGGTGGCGCAGACGTTCGAGGGCCCAATCCTCGTGTGTGGCGGCGAGGCGCTGGTCGAGCGATACCGGCGCGCGCTCGACCGCGCCGGGCTGGCCAGCCGGCCGGCTCCCGCGGACGCCACGGTCCGTGGCCTGTGGCATTCGGCGCTCGGCGCCGGACTGATCAAGGAGGAACAATGGCTGACCAGCTTGGCCTGA
- a CDS encoding SRPBCC domain-containing protein codes for MELLSEATGETTGTAVIVGRTVPNSIRNVWNVLLTAEGSEALLGPGAQLGNKGETWQSHDGREGVVRSFHPFEQIRFSWRLNQDCAPSMVAVNLRSEGTDATRIEIQHSNLPESANRERVEDRWSAALERIESECL; via the coding sequence ATGGAACTGTTGAGCGAGGCCACTGGAGAGACCACGGGCACCGCCGTCATCGTCGGCCGGACGGTGCCCAACTCGATCAGGAACGTCTGGAACGTCCTGCTGACGGCCGAGGGCTCGGAGGCTCTGCTCGGCCCCGGCGCCCAACTCGGCAACAAGGGAGAAACCTGGCAGTCGCACGACGGACGCGAGGGAGTCGTCCGCAGCTTCCATCCCTTCGAGCAGATCCGGTTCTCCTGGCGTCTCAATCAGGATTGCGCACCGTCGATGGTGGCGGTGAACCTGAGGTCCGAGGGCACCGACGCCACCCGGATCGAGATCCAGCACTCCAACCTGCCGGAGTCCGCGAACCGTGAACGCGTCGAGGACCGGTGGTCGGCCGCCCTCGAGCGCATTGAGAGCGAGTGCCTCTGA
- a CDS encoding NUDIX hydrolase has translation MRIVGVLAPGASICVEGEVEHGDDPRMMFWRRGWVLTRLLSAHLDEGEVVLTTQVTPRQHSSRPPRVKVRGTDADLTTSEGEVPEPRQRVAAYAIVRSRRGVLGTQCSDLTAIPGLWQLPGGGLESGETPSEGVVREITEETAQRVRIDRLIDLQSDHWIGRSPTGVLEDFQALRIIYTAVCDEPTQPQVLDIGGTTMSASWVPLRRWRSLRWTSGARSLLDRHLGHVPVL, from the coding sequence ATGCGCATCGTCGGAGTGTTGGCCCCTGGTGCCAGCATCTGCGTCGAGGGCGAGGTGGAGCACGGGGACGACCCCCGCATGATGTTCTGGCGCCGCGGCTGGGTTCTCACCCGCCTGCTGAGCGCCCATCTCGACGAGGGCGAGGTCGTCCTCACCACGCAAGTGACACCGCGCCAGCACTCCTCACGCCCCCCGCGGGTGAAGGTGAGGGGAACAGACGCCGACCTCACCACGTCCGAGGGTGAGGTGCCCGAGCCCCGTCAGCGCGTCGCGGCGTATGCGATCGTGCGCTCGCGGCGGGGTGTACTGGGGACGCAGTGCTCCGACCTCACCGCGATCCCGGGGCTGTGGCAACTGCCCGGTGGCGGCCTCGAGTCCGGCGAGACACCGAGCGAGGGCGTCGTCCGCGAGATCACCGAGGAGACGGCCCAGCGCGTACGCATAGACCGGCTCATCGACCTCCAGTCGGACCACTGGATCGGCCGCTCCCCCACCGGCGTCCTGGAGGACTTCCAGGCCCTGCGCATCATCTACACCGCGGTCTGCGATGAGCCCACCCAGCCGCAGGTGCTCGACATCGGTGGGACGACCATGTCTGCGAGCTGGGTGCCGTTGCGCCGCTGGCGTTCGCTGCGGTGGACGTCGGGGGCACGGTCACTGCTCGACCGCCACCTCGGGCACGTTCCCGTCCTCTGA